From one Melioribacteraceae bacterium genomic stretch:
- a CDS encoding adenosylhomocysteinase, translated as MDYKQGKYKVRDLKLAAEGRKRIEWAESRMPVMMALREKYSKTKPLKGYKIAGCLHVTKETAVLVETLQAAGAKVSWSGCNPLSTQDDIAAALAKGGTEIYAWHGQNVKDFYWSIDRTLDMKPNLTLDDGADLIFTVHNKYKKLAENIIGGTEETTTGVHRLRAMAADGKLLYPVIAVNDAETKWDFDNVYGTGQSSIDGILRATSVLLAGKNFVVAGYGHCGRGVAMRAAGMGANVIVTEVKPTAALKATLEGHTVMTMDEAAKIGDIFITATGVKDIVIKKHFEKMKDGAIVCNTGHYDCELNLDDLEKIKKSKRVVRANNEEYTLKNGNRVYVLAQGRLVNLAAAEGHPSEVMDMSFANQFMSQIKLAALDKEGVLLDPEVIDIPVEQDQEIAAIKLKTMGYKIDKLTKEQILYMDDYSAGT; from the coding sequence ATGGATTATAAACAAGGAAAGTATAAAGTACGCGATTTAAAATTAGCGGCTGAAGGAAGAAAAAGAATCGAATGGGCTGAGTCACGTATGCCCGTGATGATGGCTTTGAGAGAGAAATACAGCAAAACGAAACCATTGAAAGGTTATAAAATTGCCGGCTGTCTTCACGTAACCAAAGAAACAGCAGTGCTTGTTGAAACACTTCAAGCTGCAGGAGCAAAAGTTAGTTGGAGCGGATGTAATCCACTTTCAACACAAGATGATATTGCTGCCGCATTAGCTAAGGGTGGAACAGAAATTTATGCATGGCACGGACAAAATGTTAAGGATTTCTATTGGTCAATTGATAGAACTCTCGATATGAAACCAAACTTGACTCTTGATGACGGTGCCGATCTTATTTTTACTGTTCATAACAAATACAAAAAACTTGCAGAAAATATTATTGGTGGAACGGAAGAAACTACAACCGGTGTTCATAGATTGAGAGCAATGGCTGCCGATGGTAAATTGTTGTATCCGGTAATCGCCGTTAATGATGCAGAAACAAAATGGGATTTCGATAATGTTTACGGAACCGGTCAATCTTCTATAGACGGTATTTTAAGAGCAACTTCTGTTCTTTTAGCCGGTAAAAACTTTGTTGTTGCCGGATACGGACATTGCGGTCGCGGTGTTGCAATGCGTGCTGCCGGTATGGGCGCAAATGTAATTGTTACAGAAGTAAAACCAACTGCCGCATTAAAAGCTACTCTTGAAGGTCACACTGTTATGACAATGGATGAAGCAGCCAAAATTGGTGACATTTTTATTACCGCGACAGGTGTTAAAGATATCGTTATTAAAAAACACTTCGAGAAAATGAAAGACGGTGCGATTGTTTGTAATACCGGCCATTATGATTGTGAATTAAATCTAGACGATCTAGAAAAAATTAAAAAATCAAAGAGAGTTGTAAGAGCAAATAACGAAGAATATACTCTAAAAAATGGTAATAGAGTTTACGTTTTAGCTCAAGGTAGATTAGTAAACTTAGCCGCAGCCGAAGGACATCCATCGGAAGTTATGGATATGTCTTTTGCAAATCAGTTTATGTCTCAAATTAAATTAGCTGCATTAGATAAAGAAGGGGTTCTCCTAGATCCTGAAGTTATTGATATTCCGGTTGAACAAGATCAAGAAATTGCTGCTATTAAATTGAAAACAATGGGTTATAAAATTGATAAGCTTACAAAAGAGCAAATACTTTACATGGACGATTATAGCGCAGGAACGTAA
- a CDS encoding 4Fe-4S binding protein, which yields MIVALAFLLSITILFLDITFSLPEKFSDYPLYLQFIPSLLKYLSLGTLAAAGFLVVIVFTLLFGRVYCSTACPLGVLQDIISFISKKIKKRKYVYKKPLTKTRYSILIVTILVFLSGSVITFNLLDPYSNFGRILSNIFQPIVVGINNTIAFFLESFNLYWIYPVEFRGIEIFSLLFSIGVFGIVGWMSYKHGRLYCNTICPVGTFLGFISKFSLFKIGITESNCISCGVCERVCKANCIDTDNSSIDFERCIACFNCFTSCSTEAIEYQFRYLPQKKDGPIVNISKRDFVIKSAVYFVGASAVLKAQKKIEVYKENEIPVIREYAVSPPGSVSINNFTDNCTACHLCVAACPTHVLQPSFLEYGLLGIMQPRMDYIKGFCNYDCVICSQVCPSGAILPIKQESKKLIQLGIAKFEKDNCIVYTQKTDCGACAEHCPTKAVRMVLDPEVNKNAPKIDEEICVGCGACEYACPTIPYKAIYVKSNPSHLTAKLPVQEELEQPDLEEDFPF from the coding sequence GTGATTGTAGCTCTCGCTTTTCTTTTATCTATAACAATTCTATTTCTGGATATTACTTTTTCATTACCCGAAAAATTTTCTGATTATCCATTATATCTTCAGTTTATTCCCTCACTATTAAAATATTTATCACTAGGAACATTAGCCGCTGCAGGATTTCTCGTTGTCATTGTTTTTACTCTATTATTTGGAAGAGTTTATTGCTCTACCGCTTGTCCCCTTGGAGTTTTGCAAGATATAATTTCTTTCATTTCGAAAAAGATTAAGAAGAGAAAATATGTTTACAAAAAACCATTAACTAAAACTCGTTATTCTATTCTGATTGTAACGATACTCGTTTTCTTGAGCGGTTCGGTCATCACATTTAATTTACTTGATCCTTACAGCAACTTCGGAAGAATTCTTTCAAATATTTTTCAACCAATTGTAGTTGGAATTAATAACACAATTGCATTCTTTTTAGAGAGTTTTAATCTATATTGGATTTATCCCGTTGAGTTTAGAGGAATAGAAATATTTTCACTCTTATTCAGTATTGGTGTTTTTGGTATAGTCGGGTGGATGAGTTATAAACATGGCAGACTTTACTGTAATACAATTTGTCCGGTTGGAACCTTCTTAGGATTCATTTCAAAATTTTCACTCTTTAAAATTGGTATAACGGAATCAAATTGTATTAGTTGTGGTGTATGCGAAAGAGTATGTAAAGCTAATTGCATTGATACAGATAATTCTTCAATCGATTTTGAAAGATGTATAGCATGTTTTAATTGTTTCACTTCTTGTTCAACTGAAGCAATTGAATATCAATTTAGATATTTGCCTCAAAAAAAAGATGGACCGATTGTAAATATTTCTAAAAGAGATTTTGTAATTAAATCGGCAGTTTATTTTGTTGGTGCAAGTGCAGTATTGAAAGCACAAAAGAAAATAGAAGTCTATAAAGAAAATGAAATCCCGGTTATTAGAGAATATGCAGTTTCTCCTCCGGGTTCTGTTTCAATAAATAATTTTACCGATAATTGTACGGCTTGCCATTTATGCGTTGCAGCTTGCCCAACTCATGTTCTTCAACCATCATTTTTAGAATATGGTCTGTTAGGGATTATGCAGCCAAGAATGGATTATATAAAAGGTTTTTGTAATTACGATTGTGTTATATGCAGTCAAGTTTGTCCGAGTGGTGCAATATTGCCCATAAAGCAAGAATCGAAAAAATTGATCCAACTAGGCATAGCAAAATTTGAAAAGGATAACTGTATTGTTTACACACAGAAGACAGATTGTGGTGCGTGTGCAGAACATTGTCCGACCAAAGCTGTAAGAATGGTACTTGATCCTGAAGTAAATAAAAACGCGCCTAAAATTGATGAAGAAATTTGTGTCGGCTGCGGTGCTTGTGAGTATGCATGTCCGACAATACCTTACAAAGCCATCTACGTTAAAAGCAATCCTTCACACTTGACAGCAAAACTACCGGTTCAAGAAGAATTAGAGCAACCGGATTTGGAAGAGGACTTTCCGTTTTAA
- a CDS encoding DUF362 domain-containing protein has translation MKRREFFIKSAVAGLGTAAYLKFGNNFDLFANTKTAPDNIYDLVAIKGGEADVMFNRAINSLGGMKRFVKPNQTVVVKPNIGWDVSPERAGNTNPKLVKQIVKECFDAGAKDVYVFDNTCDNWTKCYKNSGIENAVKEAKGKLVSGANESYYQEIAIPNGKRLKEAKVHELVLNSDVFINVPILKNHGGAKLTVAMKNLMGVVWDRGYWHRNDLHQCIADYATLRQPDLNVVDAYYVMKRNGPRGVSEADVVTMKSQLISTDMVAVDAAAAKLFGFDPNDIDHIVYANQMNVGTMDLTKLKIDRISL, from the coding sequence ATGAAGCGAAGAGAATTTTTTATTAAGTCTGCAGTAGCAGGTCTAGGGACAGCAGCGTACCTAAAATTTGGAAATAACTTTGATCTATTTGCCAATACAAAAACAGCGCCGGATAATATATATGATCTTGTCGCTATAAAAGGCGGCGAAGCTGATGTAATGTTCAATAGAGCAATTAATTCGTTGGGCGGAATGAAAAGATTTGTTAAGCCGAACCAAACTGTTGTTGTGAAACCTAATATCGGATGGGACGTTTCACCGGAAAGAGCCGGTAATACAAATCCCAAATTAGTAAAGCAAATCGTTAAAGAATGTTTTGATGCCGGTGCAAAAGATGTTTATGTGTTTGATAATACCTGTGATAATTGGACGAAGTGTTACAAAAATAGCGGTATAGAGAATGCGGTTAAAGAGGCAAAAGGTAAATTAGTTTCCGGTGCTAATGAAAGTTATTATCAAGAGATAGCAATACCTAATGGCAAGCGACTCAAAGAAGCTAAAGTTCACGAGCTGGTTTTAAATTCAGATGTATTTATTAATGTCCCAATATTAAAAAATCACGGTGGCGCTAAGCTCACTGTAGCTATGAAAAATTTAATGGGTGTTGTATGGGATAGAGGTTACTGGCATAGAAATGATTTACATCAATGCATTGCAGATTATGCTACGTTAAGACAACCTGACTTAAATGTTGTTGATGCATATTATGTTATGAAGCGCAACGGTCCACGCGGGGTTTCGGAAGCAGATGTCGTCACGATGAAATCTCAATTAATTTCTACAGATATGGTAGCGGTTGATGCAGCAGCGGCAAAGTTATTCGGCTTTGATCCAAATGATATTGATCATATTGTTTATGCCAATCAAATGAATGTGGGAACAATGGATTTAACTAAACTTAAAATCGATCGAATTTCTCTTTAA
- a CDS encoding GNAT family N-acetyltransferase has product MANTNHIICNYRDNDLHRNYFFQFISKVFPSINFVEWYEKGFWTENYIPFSIIDSNKIIASASVSLMDILINGNQHKAAQIGAVGTLPEFRKQGLSRQLMNHIIEVYKEKVDFFFLYANDSVLNFYPKFGFKSIKENIFIAEIEKRNHKSHARKLDITNSDDYSLLLNLINNRLPITKLFGAEKYDFVTMWHILNIYRDNLYFLEEENAVIIKEEKNDTLHIYEVIHTIQFDLQSALPKIVESDSIKTVQYYFPPDQLKYEYSKVIDEDTKLFMLGNVDLREKTFRFPTTAVT; this is encoded by the coding sequence GTGGCTAATACGAATCATATAATTTGTAATTACCGCGATAACGATTTACATCGAAATTACTTCTTCCAATTCATTTCAAAAGTATTTCCTAGTATCAACTTTGTTGAGTGGTATGAAAAAGGATTTTGGACTGAAAATTATATCCCTTTCTCAATTATCGATTCTAATAAAATTATTGCAAGTGCTTCGGTCTCATTAATGGATATTCTGATCAATGGTAATCAGCACAAAGCTGCTCAAATCGGTGCCGTTGGAACACTACCCGAGTTTCGTAAACAAGGTTTATCCCGCCAATTAATGAATCATATAATTGAAGTGTATAAAGAGAAAGTTGATTTCTTCTTCTTATATGCAAATGATTCAGTCCTAAATTTCTATCCCAAGTTTGGATTTAAAAGTATAAAAGAAAATATCTTCATTGCTGAAATCGAAAAGAGGAATCACAAGTCGCATGCGAGAAAATTGGATATAACAAACTCAGATGATTATTCATTGTTGTTAAACTTAATTAATAACCGTTTACCGATTACAAAATTATTTGGAGCGGAGAAATATGATTTTGTAACAATGTGGCATATCTTAAATATTTACAGAGATAATTTATACTTTTTAGAAGAAGAGAATGCCGTAATAATTAAAGAAGAAAAGAATGATACGCTTCATATTTATGAAGTTATACACACAATTCAATTTGATTTACAATCAGCCTTACCAAAAATTGTTGAATCCGATTCTATAAAAACTGTGCAATATTATTTTCCACCGGATCAACTAAAGTATGAATATAGTAAAGTTATCGACGAGGATACAAAATTATTTATGCTTGGTAATGTTGATTTGAGAGAAAAGACCTTTAGATTTCCAACTACGGCGGTTACTTGA
- a CDS encoding DUF971 domain-containing protein, with amino-acid sequence MTQPIKIKLENKDTLLIEWNDSEVYHYPLHYLRDESPDAENKGETILWREYAPSPKGPDKPGKYEIDKIETVGNYGLSIKWKDGYDYGIYSYDLLRTWGKYFESIKDLYQDFDKHDHSD; translated from the coding sequence ATGACACAACCGATAAAAATAAAATTAGAAAATAAAGACACACTTTTAATTGAATGGAACGATAGTGAAGTTTATCATTATCCCCTTCACTATTTACGTGATGAATCTCCAGATGCCGAGAACAAAGGTGAAACCATTCTTTGGCGAGAATATGCACCATCGCCAAAAGGTCCAGATAAACCCGGTAAATACGAGATTGATAAAATAGAAACAGTTGGAAACTACGGACTTAGTATAAAATGGAAAGATGGTTATGATTATGGAATTTATTCGTATGATCTTTTAAGAACATGGGGAAAGTATTTTGAATCAATAAAAGATCTTTATCAAGATTTTGATAAGCATGATCACTCAGACTAA
- a CDS encoding prohibitin family protein → MLFIIALIAIAVAFVAFNNLRKRGRKQESLIAAGGMGVAIVIVVLQLFTVVPAGTVGVIDFLGNVSDNTLKAGVNIVNPMANIVKFSIKTQEFKEQMNVPSEEGLSVNLEISLLYRLNPDQANQIYKTVGPNYGDIILMPQFRSVVRGVTAKYQAKALYTASREKLANEIMNELSALVNPRGIQIEAAALRQIVLPPGLTQSIEEKLQAEQESERMQFVLRREEQEAERKRIEAKGISDFQNIVSEGINEQLLRWKGIEATEKLAQSQNTKMVVIGSGKDGLPIILGGNN, encoded by the coding sequence ATGTTATTTATTATTGCTTTGATTGCTATTGCAGTCGCGTTTGTAGCTTTCAATAATTTACGCAAAAGAGGAAGAAAACAAGAATCACTAATTGCAGCGGGCGGTATGGGCGTTGCAATTGTCATTGTTGTTCTTCAACTTTTTACTGTTGTTCCGGCGGGTACTGTTGGCGTAATTGATTTTCTCGGGAATGTAAGTGACAATACTTTGAAAGCCGGTGTCAACATAGTTAATCCAATGGCTAATATTGTTAAGTTCAGCATCAAGACTCAAGAATTTAAAGAGCAAATGAATGTCCCATCCGAAGAAGGTCTGAGTGTTAATCTGGAAATAAGTCTTTTATACAGATTGAATCCGGATCAAGCTAACCAGATTTACAAAACCGTCGGACCAAACTACGGTGATATAATATTGATGCCTCAATTTCGTTCTGTAGTAAGAGGTGTGACTGCTAAATATCAAGCAAAAGCACTTTATACTGCTTCCCGCGAAAAACTTGCGAATGAAATTATGAATGAGTTAAGTGCGCTTGTTAATCCTCGCGGTATTCAAATTGAAGCGGCTGCATTAAGACAAATTGTACTTCCACCCGGATTAACACAATCAATTGAAGAAAAACTTCAAGCCGAACAAGAAAGTGAAAGAATGCAATTTGTTCTAAGAAGAGAAGAGCAAGAAGCCGAAAGAAAAAGAATTGAAGCCAAAGGTATTTCCGATTTCCAAAATATTGTTTCCGAAGGTATCAATGAACAATTACTAAGATGGAAAGGAATTGAAGCCACAGAAAAATTGGCTCAATCGCAAAATACGAAGATGGTTGTTATCGGTTCAGGAAAAGACGGATTGCCGATTATACTCGGTGGAAATAACTAA
- a CDS encoding thymidine phosphorylase — translation MNVVTLIKKKRDGKALSIEEIGYLINGYVDGIVTDYQFAAFLMAAFIRGLNDWETSALTSAMLFSGKVIDLSHVNGLKIDKHSTGGVGDKTSLILAPIVAAAGVKVPMISGRGLGHTGGTLDKLESIPGFRTDIGLERYEEILQEFGAVLIGQTKDIAPADKLIYALRDVTATVESIPLITASIMSKKLAEGIDGLVLDVKTGTGAFMKSLDDSIELAESLMDTAKSFDKKVMAYITDMNQPLGNYIGNFLEVYESVKVLQGDEVEDLKTLSVTLSGAMIYLGGKANSVEEGIEISNELIKNGKAFDKFVEIVKAQGGDETTLHKPESYPKSKHHEIIYAENEGYLKSVDTYEIGMAALELGAGRYTLTDKLDYKAGIIFYPKVGDKINKGDKLIELFTDKENKLDEVKKHVNEAIQFSVKPVEKLKLVKKVLK, via the coding sequence ATGAATGTAGTGACTTTGATAAAGAAAAAGCGGGATGGAAAGGCTTTATCAATTGAGGAAATTGGTTATTTGATAAATGGTTATGTTGACGGTATAGTAACGGACTACCAATTTGCGGCATTTTTAATGGCGGCTTTTATACGCGGATTAAATGATTGGGAAACTTCAGCTTTAACAAGTGCAATGCTTTTCAGCGGAAAAGTCATTGATTTATCACACGTTAATGGATTAAAAATCGATAAACATTCGACCGGTGGAGTTGGAGACAAGACATCCTTAATACTCGCGCCTATTGTTGCAGCCGCCGGAGTAAAAGTCCCAATGATTAGCGGAAGAGGTTTGGGTCATACAGGCGGAACTCTTGATAAACTTGAATCTATCCCCGGTTTTAGAACCGATATTGGATTAGAACGGTATGAAGAAATTCTTCAAGAATTCGGAGCTGTTTTAATCGGTCAAACAAAAGATATTGCACCTGCAGATAAATTAATTTATGCATTAAGAGATGTAACGGCTACTGTGGAGTCAATTCCGTTAATAACTGCTTCAATTATGAGCAAAAAGTTAGCTGAAGGAATTGACGGACTGGTTCTCGATGTAAAAACCGGAACCGGTGCCTTTATGAAATCGTTGGATGATTCGATTGAACTTGCCGAATCATTGATGGATACAGCAAAATCATTTGACAAAAAAGTGATGGCATATATTACAGATATGAACCAACCGCTGGGAAATTATATTGGTAATTTTCTTGAAGTTTATGAATCCGTTAAAGTTCTGCAGGGTGATGAAGTTGAGGACTTAAAAACTTTATCTGTTACCCTTTCGGGAGCAATGATTTATCTTGGAGGTAAAGCAAATTCGGTTGAAGAAGGAATTGAAATTTCAAATGAGTTGATAAAAAACGGGAAAGCATTTGATAAGTTTGTCGAAATTGTAAAAGCTCAAGGTGGCGATGAAACAACTCTTCATAAACCGGAAAGTTATCCCAAATCAAAACACCACGAAATAATTTATGCGGAAAATGAAGGATATTTAAAATCGGTTGATACTTACGAAATTGGCATGGCTGCTTTAGAACTTGGCGCCGGAAGATATACATTAACCGACAAACTTGATTATAAAGCCGGAATTATATTCTACCCGAAAGTCGGCGATAAGATAAACAAGGGAGATAAATTAATTGAATTATTCACTGATAAAGAAAACAAACTTGATGAAGTAAAAAAACATGTCAATGAAGCAATTCAATTTTCTGTTAAGCCGGTAGAAAAATTAAAATTGGTTAAAAAAGTTCTGAAATAA
- the pepT gene encoding peptidase T yields the protein MFDANYKFSVVDRFLKYVKIDTQSKEDSSTFPSDPKQLELSKILVEELKELGLNDSHMDENGYVMATLPSNTEKEVDVIGFIAHVDTSPAVSGKDVNPQIHKNYQGGDIIVNKENNVVIAEANNPELKDLKGCDIITTDGTTLLGADDKAGIAEIMDAISYLVKHREVKHGTIKICFTPDEEVGRGAEKFNVPKFGAKYAYTIDGSTRGEVETETFSADAVVIKIKGINVHPGYAKGKMVNSLKVAANFMESLPKDHLSPETTEGREGYVHCVSMEGNEELTTMKFIIRDFITAKLKDYEGILEDLLKKSVAKFPGAEYEFQIIEQYRNMKEVLDKHPEIEANALEALKRLDIKPIQSAIRGGTDGSRLSYMGLPTPNLFAGGHNFHAITEYVAIQDMEMAVKMIVNIAQVWEEKA from the coding sequence ATGTTTGATGCTAATTATAAGTTTTCCGTAGTTGATCGTTTTTTGAAATATGTAAAAATTGATACACAGTCAAAGGAAGATTCATCAACCTTTCCTAGCGATCCAAAACAGTTAGAACTTTCTAAAATTCTAGTTGAAGAATTAAAAGAGCTTGGTCTTAATGATTCACACATGGACGAGAATGGTTATGTAATGGCAACTTTACCTTCAAACACAGAAAAAGAAGTTGATGTGATTGGGTTTATTGCTCATGTTGATACTTCACCGGCTGTTTCTGGCAAAGATGTTAATCCTCAAATTCATAAAAATTATCAAGGCGGAGATATTATTGTTAATAAAGAAAATAATGTTGTGATTGCCGAAGCAAATAACCCTGAACTAAAAGATCTGAAAGGTTGCGATATTATTACAACAGATGGAACAACATTACTCGGCGCGGATGATAAAGCCGGAATTGCTGAAATTATGGATGCGATTAGTTATCTAGTAAAACATCGTGAAGTAAAACACGGAACAATAAAAATTTGTTTTACACCTGATGAAGAAGTCGGACGAGGTGCGGAAAAATTTAATGTTCCAAAGTTTGGGGCAAAATATGCGTATACTATTGACGGTTCAACAAGAGGCGAAGTTGAAACTGAAACTTTTAGTGCTGATGCAGTAGTAATTAAGATCAAGGGCATTAATGTTCATCCGGGTTATGCAAAAGGTAAAATGGTTAACTCATTGAAAGTTGCTGCAAACTTTATGGAAAGTTTACCGAAAGATCATCTTTCGCCTGAAACAACAGAAGGAAGAGAAGGTTATGTTCATTGTGTTTCGATGGAAGGCAATGAAGAACTAACAACAATGAAATTTATCATCAGAGATTTTATCACCGCTAAGTTAAAAGATTATGAAGGAATTCTTGAAGATTTATTAAAGAAATCTGTTGCTAAATTTCCCGGTGCCGAATATGAATTCCAAATAATTGAACAATACAGAAATATGAAAGAAGTTTTAGACAAACATCCCGAAATTGAAGCAAACGCTTTGGAAGCACTCAAGAGATTGGATATTAAGCCGATTCAATCCGCAATACGCGGCGGAACTGATGGGTCACGATTAAGTTATATGGGACTTCCTACACCAAACCTTTTTGCAGGCGGACATAATTTTCACGCAATAACTGAATATGTCGCAATCCAAGATATGGAGATGGCAGTTAAAATGATCGTAAATATTGCTCAAGTTTGGGAAGAGAAAGCGTAA
- a CDS encoding cation diffusion facilitator family transporter, whose amino-acid sequence MAEKLHRATTHSILVNLFLFILKAAVGIISNSIAIISEAVNSLTDIISSAGIKYAVKISTQQPDEKHQFGHNAAQPIAAFIVAVLAFVLGINIVEESIKRIISPEELKIHWAIYLVLSSTIFIKILLSRYQKSVGKKFNSPAMNAAAIDSLNDVLSSAIALAGIIFVALGLNFVDGVAGILVAFFIFKTGYEVAKENIDYLMGKSADSKLIVQIANKALSIDGVEGFNDLRSHYVGDKFHIEIHIEVKKDISTKISHDIGKQVKYAIETMDEVQQVFVHIDPI is encoded by the coding sequence ATGGCAGAAAAACTTCATAGAGCCACAACACATTCCATTCTTGTAAATTTATTCTTATTTATTCTAAAAGCTGCTGTTGGTATTATTTCAAATTCTATTGCAATAATATCAGAAGCCGTAAATTCACTTACGGATATAATTTCTTCAGCTGGAATAAAGTATGCTGTAAAAATTTCAACGCAGCAACCTGACGAAAAACATCAATTCGGACATAACGCAGCTCAACCGATTGCGGCATTCATTGTTGCTGTTCTGGCTTTTGTCTTAGGAATAAATATTGTCGAAGAATCAATTAAGAGAATTATTTCTCCTGAAGAACTCAAAATTCATTGGGCAATTTATCTTGTTTTAAGTTCTACAATTTTTATAAAAATATTATTAAGTCGTTATCAAAAATCAGTTGGTAAAAAATTTAATTCACCTGCTATGAATGCAGCCGCAATCGATAGTCTAAATGATGTTCTTTCATCAGCAATTGCGCTTGCGGGAATAATTTTTGTCGCACTCGGATTAAATTTTGTTGATGGTGTTGCCGGAATTCTTGTTGCATTTTTTATCTTCAAAACCGGTTATGAAGTCGCAAAAGAAAACATTGACTACCTAATGGGTAAATCAGCCGACAGCAAACTGATTGTTCAAATTGCAAATAAAGCTTTAAGTATTGATGGAGTTGAAGGATTTAATGACTTGCGTTCTCATTATGTTGGTGATAAATTCCATATTGAAATTCATATTGAAGTGAAAAAAGACATCAGCACAAAAATTTCACACGATATAGGTAAACAAGTTAAATATGCAATTGAAACAATGGACGAAGTGCAGCAAGTATTTGTGCATATCGATCCGATATAA